A single region of the Cucumis melo cultivar AY chromosome 3, USDA_Cmelo_AY_1.0, whole genome shotgun sequence genome encodes:
- the LOC103488009 gene encoding zingipain-2 yields the protein MGNFAFHFLTLFLLFFRPLFATSNVSELFEIWCTEHGKSYSSAEEKLYRLSVFADNYEFVTHHNNLGNSSYTLSLNSYADLTHHEFKVSRLGFSPALRNFRPVLPQEPSLPRDVPDSLDWRKKGAVTAVKDQGSCGACWSFSATGAIEGINQIMTGSLISVSEQELIDCDRSYNSGCGGGLMDYAYQFVISNHGIDTEDDYPYQGRDGSCRKDKLQRNVVTIDGYTDIPPNDEGKLLQAVAAQPVSVGICGSERAFQLYSKGIFSGPCSTSLDHAVLIVGYGSENGVDYWIVKNSWGKSWGMDGYMHMQRNSGNSEGVCGINKLASYPTKTSPNPPPSPPPGPTKCSILTSCAAGETCCCAKKFLGLCLSWKCCGLSSAVCCKDGRHCCPFDYPICDTDRNLCLKRTMNGTRMEVLENRSSSGSSGTWSSF from the exons ATGGGCAACTTCGCTTTTCATTTTCTGACTCTCTTTCTCCTCTTTTTCCGACCTCTTTTTGCTACTTCGAATGTTTCGGAGCTTTTCGAAATCTGGTGTACAGAGCATGGGAAATCGTATTCATCCGCCGAAGAAAAGCTATACAGGCTCAGTGTGTTTGCCGATAACTATGAATTTGTTACCCATCACAACAATTTGGGCAATTCTTCTTATACTCTTTCTCTAAATTCTTATGCTGATCTTACCCACCATGAGTTTAAGGTCTCTCGCTTGGGTTTTTCCCCTGCTTTGCGGAACTTCCGGCCGGTTCTGCCGCAAGAACCCTCTCTTCCACGGGACGTTCCCGATTCGTTAGATTGGAGGAAGAAAGGGGCGGTGACCGCTGTTAAGGATCAAGGAAGCTGTG GTGCTTGTTGGTCCTTCTCAGCTACAGGAGCCATTGAAGGGATCAACCAGATTATGACAGGGTCTCTTATTAGTGTCTCTGAACAGGAATTAATTGATTGTGACAGATCTTACAATTCTGGCTGCGGAGGAGGATTGATGGATTATGCATACCAATTTGTGATCAGTAACCATGGGATTGACACCGAGGATGATTATCCTTATCAAGGTCGTGATGGATCGTGCCGTAAGGACAAG CTGCAGAGGAATGTTGTTACCATTGATGGCTATACTGATATTCCTCCAAATGATGAGGGAAAATTACTGCAAGCAGTAGCAGCTCAACCTGTTAGTGTTGGGATATGTGGCAGTGAGAGAGCCTTTCAATTATACTCGAAG GGAATTTTCTCCGGTCCGTGTTCAACTTCTTTGGATCATGCTGTGTTGATTGTAGGATATGGCTCAGAAAATGGAGTTGATTATTGGATTGTGAAGAACTCATGGGGTAAAAGTTGGGGAATGGATGGTTACATGCACATGCAGCGCAACAGCGGCAATTCGGAAGGCGTTTGTGGAATTAACAAGCTTGCTTCATATCCAACTAAAACAAGTCCTAACCCTCCTCCCTCCCCTCCTCCAGGTCCAACAAAATGTAGTATTCTTACTAGCTGTGCTGCTGGGGAAACCTGTTGTTGTGCAAAGAAATTCCTTGGCCTTTGTTTATCATGGAAATGCTGTGGATTGAGCTCTGCCGTATGTTGCAAGGACGGTCGTCATTGTTGCCCCTTTGATTATCCCATTTGTGATACTGACAGGAACCTATGCCTTAAG CGAACGATGAATGGTACACGAATGGAAGTACTTGAGAATAGGAGTTCTTCCGGATCATCTGGTACTTGGAGCTCTTTCTAA